Genomic window (Nitrospirales bacterium LBB_01):
TGAAAGATACATTAAAAGGACTGGTTCAAACCGGAACTAAGGCTTTTGTAACTACCTGCCCAAACTGCATATTTCAACTGAGTAAGTTAATGAAAGACAAACCCATATACCACCTCATTGAGCTTGTTGAGGAGGTTTTAATGAAAGAGCAGACTAATGCCAACACTCAAACTTTATAAATCAGTTTTTCGTGCCTTTCGTGTTTTTCGTGGTTGATATCTTTTCGCCTTTATTTGTTGTTTTTTTTATAATAGAGTTCTTTCCCTATTTTATACAAACATAAATCCAAAAATTCGTGACCTAATCAGTTTAAACCTGAATCTTACTATCTTACCCGCTAATTTTGATATATTTCCCTTCCTGTTAAAAGTTACCGGAGTCCAGTGGTTATTGCCTTTTATTGGGTCACAGTCGTTAAGCGTAAATCCCTCAAATGGAGGCGCTTCAAGTTTGGGTTTAAGTTCCAGCACCTCTATTTTAATTTCACCTCCAGGGTAAGAAAGCGAATTAATCCTCATTTCAGAGCCTTTGAACACACACGGATATGTATAGAATTCCCCCATGAGCGAGGCCTCAATGCCGGCTATCCCATCCTCTCTGACTGTGGCAAGAAATATGGCAGGACGCTCGGCTCGGTATTCATTATGAGAGCGGCGGGAAAAAAACACAGGGAGTGCCCAATGATTGCCCTCATACGGCACAAGACCAACTCCCGCATAAGTCGTAACTTTCTCCGGATTTTCCTCGTTTGAATACAACGCCGATTGCGACGGGAAAAACCACCTGTCGCCGTCTCTGCTTAACGCTAAATGCAGGCTCAACGTGTCGGTGTCTCTGTGATAAATAGTCGGAAACATTATGTGCGCCATATCTGCCCCCGGCCACCTGTTGTAGCTGTTTGTGTATATGTCGGCTGACGGCCCCCAGCTTATCTCAGGGGTCAGTACCGCCTTTGGCGGCGGAAATTTGCCAAACTGCCGCGATTCCGTTTTTCTTACTATGCGCCTCCCTCCAAATCCATGACGATTCTGCGGCGACCATCCCCTTACGTATAAAACATACTTTCCCCGCTTATTATGCTCAATATAACACGCTACAGATTGCGTATCGCTTAAGTACTCCAAAATTGGCTTATCCAAAAGCCTCCAGTGAATGCCATCCGGTGATACCGCCCCATATATCCAATTAAACACATCCTTGACCTGTGTTGCCTGCCCCAAATGCACAAGTTTATAGCGTTCATGTGCAGGCGCTGACTCGTCCTTAAACACTGTTGCCCCATGAGCGCCAAGCACGCCCCCCACACTCTCATTGCCCCAGCCATACACAATATTGTTTGACTTGCTCCCCTTATACTCAATAAGACTAAGCTCCGGACGCACCCAGTGCTTACAATCATCCGATTCCATATAACAGAGCTTATCGTTTTCCTGAATCCCAGTTTCCGAAAAATCATACGTGCAGTACCACAGGCGATACTTCCCATTGTCATACATCAAGGTGCTGTAAGCGCCCACCAATCCAAGCGGATCGTCAGCCGCAATCGGATAGTCCGTAATCTCAGGCTTTAATATCTTAAGCTCTATCCCATATGGGCTTAACCACGGATGCGTTCCATACATATCCTGATAGAATCTCCAAAACGGCATCCCATATCCGGCTTCAACATACCACCAGTCAAAAAACATGTTCTTAACGCCAGCCCGAAACCGCATCGGAATGTGGACGTCCTCCGAGCCTTTCACCATCTTCGACATCATAACTGTTAATATAACCTTTTTTACGGAAAATAAGTAAGGGAGTATAGGTAAGGTAAGGGGGAGGCGCTGCCTCCCCCTTAGACCCCCACCGCAAGGGGAAATGATTTCCCCTTGACCCCTCGGTTTGTTGGCAGCGATGGGGTAGTTCATGCTAATGTCTTGTTGGTGTTCTTGTCGGTAGAGAATTTTTCAATTGGCGTTCCGCCAATTAAAAAGTTTCAATTGCGACCTTCGTCCGCAAAACAGACGAAAAGCGTTGAAAAGATTATGGCTGTACACGATATACTACTCCCTTGTCATTCCCGCCTACGAGCGGGAATCCAGTCCTTTCCCATTGCTATCAATTGAAATCCACAGCTTAATTGTGTTACTGTTACCGCAAATGGTAACACATAACTTGGGAGGGTGGGGCGTATGAAGGGAAAATTAATGCACATTATAATAGCTCTAAAGCCCTCATTTTGGGAAGGACTTTCAACTTCAGATCGATTGACTCTTATAGGGGTTATTGTTGCAATTGTTGTGGGTTTACCAACAATCGGTGCGTTTCTATATCCAATATTGAAAACGCGTAAAGATAAAAATGAAAAAATAACAATACTGACCACTGCAGTTGAAAACGCAGAAAAGCTACAGGAGAAACATCCTCAAGACGCATTAAAAACCTATGAGAAAATATTAGAGACCTTACCACCAAATCATAAACTATATGGCCGTGTTAAAGACGACGAGGGACAATGTTACTATTATTTGGCACTAATTGATAAAAAAGAAGAAAATATAGAACACGCAATTGCGGCTTATGAAGCGGCTCTTAAAATCAGAATCATTGATAAATACCCTATTGATTATGCAGAGACACAGAATAATCTTGGTCTTGCATACTGGCAAATGTCTTTAGTACGTGACAAAGAGGGTAACCTAAGTGAAGCTATTGTAGCCTATAATGAGGCTCTTAAAATATATACCATTGATAAATATCCGATTGATTATGCAATGACTCAAATCAATCTTGGTATTGCCTACTGGAACATGGCTTTAGTAAGAGACAAAGAGAGTAACGTAAGTAAAGCAATTGCGGCTTATGAAGCGGCTCTTAAAATATATACCATTGATAAATACCCGATTTATTATGCCGGGACTCAAAACAATCTTGGTAACGTCTACCGGAACATGTCAGAAGTAGGGGATAAAAAGGCAAATTTAAAACGTGCAATTAAATATTACGAGGAGGCACTTGAGATACGTACCGAAAAGGATTACCCGATTTATTACAAGAAGACGAAATCAAACCTTGATAAAGCGCGCGGGATGTTGGGGCGTGAATAAGCATGCGCGACAAGAGGGTCGTCCAACAGCGATGCTATTTTAGAGAACTTAGCTCTTCTATCGTTATCCCTGTTTGGTTCAATATAGCTTTTAGAGTTCCTTTAGCGATTTCTTTATGGTTTGGTACAACCGCTCTTCTGTAAGGTGGGAGATAATGCCTAAGAATGATATGGCTTCCTGTTTGATGGTCGATAAAATATCCGAATTTCTCTAACGCTTTACATAAATCTTTACCTGATAATACAGGTAATCTGGTCAAACCAATACCTCAACCAACTCCTCTTCTATCGGCGGCGGAATCGCTTCCCCGTGTTTTTTCAAGCTCTCTATATAACCTTTAATGGCATCTGCAATATTCGTAATTGCCTCCTGCCGGGTTTTCCCCTGAGATATACAACCGGGTAATGCCGGACACTGCGCTACAAATACTCCGTCCTCGTCCTGCTCTACCAATATTCTGTATTTCATACGATTCCCTCCTCCCTTATATTAAATTCTCAGCGGGAAGTTCTATTGTAAACAGAGCGCCGTCATCAGCATTGTCAGCTGTTAGGGAGCCGCCCATATTATCTTCTATGATTGTTTTTGAGATAGAAAGTCCGATACCGGTTCCGTTAGCGCCTTTGGTTGACACGTAGGGGTCAAAAATTGTCGGCAGTATGTGGGCTGGGATACCGCCTGCGTTGTCTTGGATTGTTATAGTGGTCTTTGTGCCATTGTCTTTAACAGTTATGTCAACTTTGCGATTTTGTATTTTGTTAGACACAAAGGCGTCTCGTGTGTTATTAAGTAAATTTATAATTGTCTGTTTGAATTCGTTTTGATACCCGCGTACTGTGGCGCGCTCATTGCCGGTTACGGTTATAGTGATGTCGTTGATTTTATATTGTTTCCCTATAATTTCAATAGCATTATTTATTGCAGCCAGCGGGTAAAATAACTTTTTTTCCTTTGATGGTTTAAAAAAATCTCTGAAGTCGTCTATTGTCTTTGACATGTATGATATCTGACTCATCCCGTCATTTACCAAATCGATCACATAATCTTTGTATGGTTCTCCATCCAGTTCAGGGTTTTCCATATCTTGAATTATAAGGGCTAAAATATTTAGCGGCTGTTTCCATTGATGCGCTATAGCGTTAATCAGTTCTCCCATTTGTGCCGCTCTGCTTTGAACCTCAAGCAATTTCTTTGCTTTTGCGGCATCGTCTTTAAGTTTACCGCGCTCTGCTTCAATGGCCGCTATTTCGGTAAGCGTTATAATGTAGTAAGAAAGCGAAAACTTGCCTGTTGTGGCAATAAATGGCCGTGTATCTGAGCCGTGTTCTTTTAGATATATCACGTGTTCTTTTTCAGAGGCATTAACGATAGCGCTCAACCACGATTTTTCTGAATTTGAATCGGGAGCCTCATCATTTATCTTTGTAATTAGAGAATATAAATTTATGCCGCTTTTTTTGAATTTATCAAGGGTTTCAAATCCAAGAAATTTTAGGAAAGTTTTGTTTATATATTCTACCTCGTCCCCATCCATTGTCATCATAAAGGACGGGTTAGAATCAAGAATAAAGCGCATTGAGTCTGTTTTCTTTTCAATTTCACGTCTTTGAAAAATTGTCACGGCAGATTTATAAATCGTCTCAAGGAGTTTGTCTGGATTTGTGGGTTTGGTAGCGTAGCTGTCTATTCCTATGTCGATGGACTGAATCAGATAGCGAGGTTCGTTAAAAGCAGTGAGAACAATAACAGGCACGTTTTCGTCAATGTCTTTTATGGACTTTGCCATGGTAAGTCCGTCCATTTTTGGCATCTGAATATCGGTAACCACAATATCGGGCTTATGCTCCTGAAAGAGCTGTAATCCTTGAACACCGTCTTCTGCCACATAGAGGGTTCCAACATCCATACTGAGAATATCGGCAAGCTCCTCGCGTGTATCGGGCTGGTCCTCAACGTAAAGGACAGAGACGAGTTTCAATAGTTTTCTTTGCTCTATGTTCATAGTCTTGCAGATAGTGAGAACAGTTATTTTGCGACCAGAGGTAATTCTATCAAAAACTCAGCGCCGTTGTCAACATTACGCACTGTGAGACGTCCGTTCATGTTGTTTTCAATAATCATTTTTGACATATAAAGTCCAACACCGGTGCCTTTGCCTTGTTCTTTGGTTGTAAAGTAAGGGTCATATATTCTTTCAATTACGTTTTGGGGGATACCGCCGCCGTTGTCACAAAATTTTAAAAACGCCTTATTATCATTTATTCCGACTTGTATTGAAACAAGACCTGGGTGAATGGATTTTTCAACAATAACATCCTTTGCGTTAGAGAACAGATTTAAGAGCGCCTGTGAAAACTCATTAGGATAACCGTTTACTACGCCATCCTCTTTAACATCAAGATTTACATTTATATCGCTGTTTTTAAAGCTTGCGTCAAACAGTGAGAGCGTGTTTTTGACTGAAGCGGCAAGATGGAAGTTTTCCCTGACTTTATCCGGTCTAAAGAAGTTTCTGAAATCATCTATGGTTGATGACATTCCCTCGATAAGTTTTTGTCCTTTTGTTACCGATGTTGTCATCATTTCCTGTGTAAGTGTGTTATCCCCGTATGCACGGTTAAGTTTATAGAGAATAAGGCTGATTACATTTATCGGCTGTCTCCACTGGTGTGCGATGTTTCCTATCATCTCACCCATAGAGGCAAGACGTGACTGCTGAATGAGCATTTTCTCCTGCTCCATGCGTTTTGACGATTCCTCATTGACTCTTTCTTCAAGGGTACGGTTTAATTCCTCAAGCAGCGCTGTGTTAAACCTAAGCTCATTTTCAATCCGCTTACGTTCGGTAAGTTCTGTGCTGAGTTTTACGTTTATCTCGGCCAGCTCCCGGGTTCTGACACTAACAAGTTCTTCGAGGTTTCGTCTGTTGTATTCAAGTTCGGAGTTCCACGCCTGTATTTGTGTAAGCATTTCGTTAAGACCACGGGCAAGCATACCCAGTTCGTCATCACTTTCCACTTTTGCTCGTATTGTGTAGTCTCTCTGCGCCTCTACCTTGTTCATAACATCCAATATGTTAAATATGGGCCCTATGATTGACTTTTGAAGTTTTGTCATAAAAAAAATAGCGATTAAAAATGCTGCAAATGAGACTGAGATTCCAAAGAGCAATTTCTCCATAAGATTTTGATAGAGGGCTTTTATGTTTGACCTGATATAGACAATACCAAGGTACTCTTTGTTGTAGATTATGGATTGAAAAACGCGCAATGAACCCTTTTTAAAAAAAGAACCGTCCTCTTGCGGCAAAGGCGGGAACATCTTTTTCTCATTATTTTCATTTTTGTACTCTGTAAAAACTGTTCCCTCTTTAGAATATAACACGGCGTGCTCAATGTTTGGGGAGTAACTCAGAGTTTTCAGGATTTCAGTCGCTCTTTTCTTGTCAGAAAATAACATGATGGCTGCGCTGTTTTTTGCTATCATTTTGGCCTTTAACGTTAGATCGTTTGACATAGACATTTTAAAGGAAATGACCTCCTCCACCACTACCACAAGCCCTATCATGATAACCACAAAGCCTATTGAAATAAGATTAACCTGCATTAATCTTTTTCTGATGTTTCCCTTTGTAAAGGTTAACATGTTGAGGTTAATTCTCCTGCTTACTCATCTTCTGTCAGCTCAAGAAGCTGCGAGCTTATAGTAAGCCCGGCCTTTTTTGCCGCTTCATTATTAATTTTAAATCGGACCATATTGTCTTTTATAACAAACTGTATGATTCCACCGTCTTTGTTAAATGTTTCATGGTCGGAAATCGTTAAAACAGGCTTATTCACAAGCTTAATCAACAGAGTTGGAATATCGGCGGCATTAGCTGCCCCGATAAATAATATGTGACAGTCAGTGATTTTATCTGTGTTGTTTATGTTAATAATGTTGACATTTTTTGAAGTAATTTCTTTTTGTAAATTAAGCGCTTGGATAATAGGACTATTGCCAAATATGCAAATGGTTAAAGGAGGCGGGTTTTTTGAATCTACGGAGAGCTTATTTGGCCATTCTACAAATATTGTAAAATTCAGGATGCAAGAGGCTTTCATTTCATGCTCGTTTTTGGGAGCTGAAAAAACCGTGTAGGGATTAAGCAATTGCAAAAGCAATGATAGTAGTACTACTACGTATAAGTAATATTTTAAGGTTCTGCCGCGTTGTATTAGTATCACAAGTTGCCACTCCTAACAGCTGAGTCTATTGTCATATCACCTATACACCTTATTTCTATGTCTTATGACTATAATATCTAATATAGAATTGTTGTCATCAATTGAATAGACAACCCTGTAATCTTCAATTCTGATACGCCAGATGTTTTTGCCTCCTTTGAGCTTGACAGAACCCCTTGGGCGTGGTTCTTTGGACAACATTTCTATTTTATGGAATATTTTTGAGACAAGAGGCTCATCAAGTGCCTCAAGTTCTTTACGGGCCGAACGTGCAAATGTGATGGAAAAGTCAGTCACACAGCTTTCCCCTTTTGTATCAGCTTACTTCTTACTACCTCAAGTGATTCCCTCGGCTGTTCCTTGCGCTGAGCTGCAATTAGATTGTCGTAAAAGTCTTCCCATAAATCACCATATTTTCTAAGGTCTATCACTACAGATGTTTTGTCTCCACTGTCATCTGTCATATACTGAATACCTTTCACGTCCCACCTCCTTGATGTTTAAGTATATAACAATTATCAACAATTTTCATATATGAAAACTCAAATGCTTTTAGAGATTTTCATAAAGGCTTGACAGAATTAGGGCATAAGGATAATCATAAACTGATACTAAAGAAGACTTGGCTGGAGGAAAGATGAAAAGGGCATTGATAACCGGTATAACTGGGCAGGACGGTTCATATCTTGCCGAGTTACTCCTTGATAAAGGATACGAAGTATATGGTCTCATACGGCGTAGCAGCACGTTTAATACAGTAAGGATAGACCATCTGTATGTTGACCCACATGACAAAGACGCACGGTTTTTTCTGGAATACGGTGATTTATCCGACTCAGGGACTTTAACTAACCTTATCTATAATGTAAAACCGGATGAGATATACCACCTTGCGGCACAAAGCCACGTCAGAGTGAGTTTTGATATGCCAGAATACACTGGGGATATAACAGGACTTGGAACAGTTAGAATTTTAGAGGCCATAAGAAGAAGCGGTGTTGGGGCAAGGTTTTATCAGGCATCGTCTTCTGAGATGTTTGGCTCGGCTAATCCTCCTCAGGATGAGGCCACGCCATTTTGTCCACGCAGTCCTTATGCTGCTGCTAAAGTCTATGCCTACTGGATAACCGTAAACTACAGAGAGGGCTACGGAGTGTTTGCCTGTAATGGGATTTTATTTAATCACGAATCTCCAAGAAGAGGGGAGACCTTTGTGACACGGAAAATAACCCGCGCTCTTGCCGCTCTGATTGCAAAAAAACAAAATAAACTCTATCTTGGAAATCTTGATGCAAGACGCGACTGGGGTTTTGCTCCCGAATATGTCCATTTACAGTGGTTAATCCTTCAACAGGACACACCGGAGGACTATGTTATAGGCACTGGGGAGAGCCGCTCGGTAAGAGAGTTTGTAGTAAGCGCATTCCAATACGCTGGTATTGAGTTAGAGTGGCAAGGAGGCGGCGTAAATGAAAAGGGAATTGTAAAGTCCTGTGTTAGTACGCTGCCCTTTAGGACAGGCGATGTTATAATAGAAATAGACAGCCGGTATTTCAGACCCACCGAGGTTGACTACTTGCTTGCCAATGCTAAAAAAGCAAAAGAGAGGTTGGGGTTTGATCCTAAGATTACATTTGATGAGCTTGTTAAAATCATGGTCGATGCTGACCTTGAGGCTGCGGGATTAAGCAGCCCTGGTGAAAGCCCTCACATCCTAAAGAGTAAGGGATTTAGCTGGATACGAAAGTAGGAAAGCAATATGAATAAAGATTCAAAAATATATGTAAGCGGTCACAGAGGGCTTGTTGGACGGGCTGTGATGAGACGTTTAAAGGCTGGCGGCTACTCAAACATAGTGGTAAGGGGACGAGAGGAGCTGGACTTGAAGTCTCAGGAGGCAGTAAGAGAGTTTTTTATGGCTGAGAGACCGGAATATGTTTTTTTGGCAGCTGCAAAAGTTGGCGGTATAATGGCTAATAACACATACCCTGCAGAGTTTATTTATGACAATCTGGTAATTGAGACAAACGTGGTTCACAGCGCTTATCTAAGTGGTGTAAAGAAATTGCTTTTTCTGGGTAGTTCCTGCATTTATCCCAAATTTGCACCGCAGCCTATGAAAGAAGAGCATCTCTTAACCGGCATTTTGGAGCCAACAAATGAACCCTACGCAATTGCTAAAATAGCCGGCATAATACTCTGTCAATCATACAACAGACAGTACGGCACGGGGTACATCTCAGCTATGCCCACTAATCTCTATGGGCCTTACGATAACTTTGACCTAAATAATTCGCATGTTTTACCGGCTTTAATAAAGAAATTCCATGACAGTAAAATTGCAATGGAACGAGGAGTGAAAAGTCCGGTCGTTCTTTGGGGAACGGGCAGCCCCTGCAGAGAGTTCTTACATGTTGACGACCTTGCCGATGCTCTGCTTTTTTTAATGGATAAATATAATGACAACGTAACAATCAACGTGGGTACCGGTACAGACCAGACCATAGCCGAGCTTGCAGGCATTGTAAAAGAAGTTGTCGGTTTTAAGGGCGAGGTTATATGGGACACTACTAAGCCTGATGGCACTCCCAGAAAACTCCTTGATACATCAAAACTTACAAAATTGGGCTGGAGCCCAAAAATAACACTGAGAGAAGGCATCAAAAGCACTTACGACTGGTTTTGTAAAAACTATGATAACAATATCGAGTAGTGATTGTGGAAACTGTCAATATTGACATAGAGTCAGTGACTTTGTTATAGTGTCAATCATGTTTCAGGATGCTGTGTTTAGGTACAAAGTGGCATGATGTGATAAGAGGCAGCGCTATTCCGTGCGGCCGCTGACTGCAGTGGGTGTACAGTGGAGGGGCGCAGCACTAAAACGGCAGCAGGGGTTAATTAAGCAGGTTAGCGTCGGCAATTTTATTAAATACACATTATTACGGAGGGCGTTTTGCCGGCAAAAGT
Coding sequences:
- a CDS encoding tetratricopeptide repeat protein — protein: MKGKLMHIIIALKPSFWEGLSTSDRLTLIGVIVAIVVGLPTIGAFLYPILKTRKDKNEKITILTTAVENAEKLQEKHPQDALKTYEKILETLPPNHKLYGRVKDDEGQCYYYLALIDKKEENIEHAIAAYEAALKIRIIDKYPIDYAETQNNLGLAYWQMSLVRDKEGNLSEAIVAYNEALKIYTIDKYPIDYAMTQINLGIAYWNMALVRDKESNVSKAIAAYEAALKIYTIDKYPIYYAGTQNNLGNVYRNMSEVGDKKANLKRAIKYYEEALEIRTEKDYPIYYKKTKSNLDKARGMLGRE
- a CDS encoding addiction module toxin, HicA family gives rise to the protein MTRLPVLSGKDLCKALEKFGYFIDHQTGSHIILRHYLPPYRRAVVPNHKEIAKGTLKAILNQTGITIEELSSLK
- a CDS encoding type II toxin-antitoxin system HicB family antitoxin: MKYRILVEQDEDGVFVAQCPALPGCISQGKTRQEAITNIADAIKGYIESLKKHGEAIPPPIEEELVEVLV
- a CDS encoding hybrid sensor histidine kinase/response regulator, with amino-acid sequence MNIEQRKLLKLVSVLYVEDQPDTREELADILSMDVGTLYVAEDGVQGLQLFQEHKPDIVVTDIQMPKMDGLTMAKSIKDIDENVPVIVLTAFNEPRYLIQSIDIGIDSYATKPTNPDKLLETIYKSAVTIFQRREIEKKTDSMRFILDSNPSFMMTMDGDEVEYINKTFLKFLGFETLDKFKKSGINLYSLITKINDEAPDSNSEKSWLSAIVNASEKEHVIYLKEHGSDTRPFIATTGKFSLSYYIITLTEIAAIEAERGKLKDDAAKAKKLLEVQSRAAQMGELINAIAHQWKQPLNILALIIQDMENPELDGEPYKDYVIDLVNDGMSQISYMSKTIDDFRDFFKPSKEKKLFYPLAAINNAIEIIGKQYKINDITITVTGNERATVRGYQNEFKQTIINLLNNTRDAFVSNKIQNRKVDITVKDNGTKTTITIQDNAGGIPAHILPTIFDPYVSTKGANGTGIGLSISKTIIEDNMGGSLTADNADDGALFTIELPAENLI
- a CDS encoding HAMP domain-containing protein, whose product is MLTFTKGNIRKRLMQVNLISIGFVVIMIGLVVVVEEVISFKMSMSNDLTLKAKMIAKNSAAIMLFSDKKRATEILKTLSYSPNIEHAVLYSKEGTVFTEYKNENNEKKMFPPLPQEDGSFFKKGSLRVFQSIIYNKEYLGIVYIRSNIKALYQNLMEKLLFGISVSFAAFLIAIFFMTKLQKSIIGPIFNILDVMNKVEAQRDYTIRAKVESDDELGMLARGLNEMLTQIQAWNSELEYNRRNLEELVSVRTRELAEINVKLSTELTERKRIENELRFNTALLEELNRTLEERVNEESSKRMEQEKMLIQQSRLASMGEMIGNIAHQWRQPINVISLILYKLNRAYGDNTLTQEMMTTSVTKGQKLIEGMSSTIDDFRNFFRPDKVRENFHLAASVKNTLSLFDASFKNSDINVNLDVKEDGVVNGYPNEFSQALLNLFSNAKDVIVEKSIHPGLVSIQVGINDNKAFLKFCDNGGGIPQNVIERIYDPYFTTKEQGKGTGVGLYMSKMIIENNMNGRLTVRNVDNGAEFLIELPLVAK
- a CDS encoding YfiR family protein, whose amino-acid sequence is MILIQRGRTLKYYLYVVVLLSLLLQLLNPYTVFSAPKNEHEMKASCILNFTIFVEWPNKLSVDSKNPPPLTICIFGNSPIIQALNLQKEITSKNVNIININNTDKITDCHILFIGAANAADIPTLLIKLVNKPVLTISDHETFNKDGGIIQFVIKDNMVRFKINNEAAKKAGLTISSQLLELTEDE
- a CDS encoding type II toxin-antitoxin system RelE/ParE family toxin — protein: MTDFSITFARSARKELEALDEPLVSKIFHKIEMLSKEPRPRGSVKLKGGKNIWRIRIEDYRVVYSIDDNNSILDIIVIRHRNKVYR
- the gmd gene encoding GDP-mannose 4,6-dehydratase, with the protein product MKRALITGITGQDGSYLAELLLDKGYEVYGLIRRSSTFNTVRIDHLYVDPHDKDARFFLEYGDLSDSGTLTNLIYNVKPDEIYHLAAQSHVRVSFDMPEYTGDITGLGTVRILEAIRRSGVGARFYQASSSEMFGSANPPQDEATPFCPRSPYAAAKVYAYWITVNYREGYGVFACNGILFNHESPRRGETFVTRKITRALAALIAKKQNKLYLGNLDARRDWGFAPEYVHLQWLILQQDTPEDYVIGTGESRSVREFVVSAFQYAGIELEWQGGGVNEKGIVKSCVSTLPFRTGDVIIEIDSRYFRPTEVDYLLANAKKAKERLGFDPKITFDELVKIMVDADLEAAGLSSPGESPHILKSKGFSWIRK
- a CDS encoding GDP-L-fucose synthase, translated to MNKDSKIYVSGHRGLVGRAVMRRLKAGGYSNIVVRGREELDLKSQEAVREFFMAERPEYVFLAAAKVGGIMANNTYPAEFIYDNLVIETNVVHSAYLSGVKKLLFLGSSCIYPKFAPQPMKEEHLLTGILEPTNEPYAIAKIAGIILCQSYNRQYGTGYISAMPTNLYGPYDNFDLNNSHVLPALIKKFHDSKIAMERGVKSPVVLWGTGSPCREFLHVDDLADALLFLMDKYNDNVTINVGTGTDQTIAELAGIVKEVVGFKGEVIWDTTKPDGTPRKLLDTSKLTKLGWSPKITLREGIKSTYDWFCKNYDNNIE